In Paenibacillus sonchi, a single genomic region encodes these proteins:
- a CDS encoding helix-turn-helix domain-containing protein gives MTSKQTIGDKIKYLRTSKRLTQSDLAGEDMTKSMLSQIENGKALPSMRSLQILAARLGVDAGYFLEEEQSAELTRLVHDIEAEFKHKNYQAIVSAVKPLMDGRLPMTVDAARLMGFYVNACYYTGTEGGEEAIRRAVEIYERFNLYVESAKVQYLAYALLFTQSRYSESLELILRVREDYVSKKTGNDFLFEIDLHYAESVTLSALGQYDGSRRAALAAIALSREEGVYYLTDHLYRVLSKLALMSGNLDEAGMYLDKAKLFVQLTEDEQSVQLVHLAEIRLANAERRYEEAIRLGQKYQSKGTRYESGCYLQTGIALYHLGRDEEALAALSKVTLPDDAYHPLDRAAVFTSYAYKAKIYARQGKMEEARQQSEIAYERVGQYPPSVYTRFIQATYLELHA, from the coding sequence ATGACAAGCAAACAAACGATTGGAGATAAAATCAAGTATTTGCGTACAAGCAAACGGCTCACGCAGAGTGATCTGGCGGGTGAGGATATGACCAAAAGTATGCTCAGCCAAATCGAGAACGGCAAAGCGCTGCCTTCCATGCGCAGTCTGCAAATTTTGGCGGCGCGTCTTGGGGTGGACGCAGGTTATTTTCTAGAAGAGGAGCAAAGCGCAGAGCTTACCCGCCTGGTGCACGATATTGAAGCTGAGTTCAAGCACAAAAACTATCAGGCCATTGTATCCGCCGTTAAACCCCTAATGGACGGCAGACTTCCCATGACGGTGGATGCCGCGCGGCTGATGGGGTTCTACGTGAACGCCTGCTACTACACAGGAACAGAGGGAGGAGAAGAGGCGATCCGGCGGGCCGTCGAGATCTATGAACGGTTCAATTTATATGTGGAAAGCGCAAAAGTGCAGTATTTGGCCTATGCTTTGCTTTTCACGCAGAGCCGGTACAGCGAGAGCCTCGAACTGATCCTGCGGGTCAGGGAAGACTATGTAAGCAAAAAAACCGGCAACGATTTTTTATTCGAAATAGACCTTCACTATGCGGAAAGTGTGACTTTATCGGCGCTGGGCCAATATGATGGAAGCCGGAGGGCGGCGCTGGCGGCAATCGCCCTGTCACGGGAGGAAGGTGTGTATTATTTGACAGATCATCTATACCGTGTATTGTCCAAGCTTGCCCTGATGTCCGGGAATCTGGATGAGGCGGGCATGTATCTGGACAAGGCTAAGCTGTTCGTGCAGCTTACAGAGGATGAGCAATCCGTACAGCTTGTTCATCTGGCCGAGATCAGACTGGCTAATGCAGAACGGCGGTATGAAGAGGCCATCAGGCTTGGGCAGAAGTATCAAAGCAAGGGAACCAGGTATGAATCGGGTTGCTACCTGCAAACCGGAATTGCCCTGTATCATTTGGGCCGGGATGAAGAAGCGCTGGCGGCTTTGTCAAAAGTTACCCTGCCGGATGATGCCTACCATCCGCTGGACCGTGCAGCTGTCTTTACTTCTTATGCCTACAAGGCCAAGATTTACGCCAGACAAGGGAAGATGGAGGAAGCACGCCAGCAGTCGGAAATTGCTTACGAAAGGGTAGGGCAGTACCCTCCGTCGGTCTACACCCGATTCATTCAAGCAACTTACCTGGAATTGCATGCATAG
- a CDS encoding riboflavin synthase, translating into MFTGLIEEVGVLRGVTSGGEMMVLNIGASLIMDDLKIGDSVSVNGVCLTATSIGDHSFTVDVMPQTYRNSTLKELRSGSRMNLERAMAAGGRFGGHIVQGHVDGTGEIRSVKRDQNAVVFEIAPERTSLFKFIIPKGSITIDGISLTVVDTSASAFTVSIIPHTLGETVLAHKRTGDRINLECDVLGKYVDHLLNYGSRAGNAEEANSSRISRDFLAANGFV; encoded by the coding sequence ATGTTCACAGGTTTGATTGAAGAGGTCGGAGTGCTGCGCGGGGTGACCAGCGGAGGCGAGATGATGGTGCTGAACATCGGCGCATCCCTCATTATGGATGACTTGAAAATCGGCGACAGCGTATCGGTGAACGGCGTCTGTCTCACGGCGACTTCCATCGGCGATCACTCTTTTACCGTTGATGTCATGCCTCAGACGTACCGGAACAGCACACTGAAGGAGCTGCGCAGCGGAAGCAGAATGAACTTGGAGCGGGCCATGGCTGCCGGCGGCCGTTTCGGCGGACATATTGTGCAAGGCCATGTAGACGGAACCGGTGAAATCCGCAGCGTCAAGCGCGACCAGAACGCGGTCGTCTTCGAGATTGCTCCGGAGCGTACATCGCTGTTCAAATTCATTATTCCCAAAGGCTCCATTACCATTGACGGCATCAGCCTGACCGTCGTCGACACTTCAGCTTCTGCGTTTACCGTATCCATCATTCCCCATACGCTCGGTGAAACGGTCCTGGCCCACAAGCGGACCGGGGACCGGATCAATCTGGAATGCGATGTGCTGGGCAAGTATGTGGACCATCTCCTTAACTACGGTTCACGTGCAGGGAATGCGGAAGAAGCAAACAGCTCCCGGATCAGCCGTGATTTTCTGGCGGCGAACGGGTTTGTATAA
- a CDS encoding segregation and condensation protein A: MTVLYKLETFEGPLDLLLHLIDKAEIDIQDIPVSEITEQYMEYLRTMQELELDITSEFLVMAATLLSIKSKLLLPKPPVIEIEDFEYYEDDDYDPRAELVQRLIEYRKFKSIAVQLLDMESERSLIFTKEPEDLGPFVPAQIDNTLKGLHTADLIAAFRKALSKAARRSSYQRITRDEISVKDRIRDVSAALQRKGTGGRMRFSALLDDEMARHEIVVTFLAILELMKMKAIFCYQEKLFDDIVMEWRGGEDLSGIQNAEINY; the protein is encoded by the coding sequence GTGACTGTATTGTACAAGCTGGAGACGTTCGAAGGTCCGCTCGATTTGCTCTTGCACTTAATAGACAAGGCGGAAATCGACATCCAGGACATTCCGGTCAGCGAGATCACCGAGCAGTACATGGAATATCTAAGGACGATGCAGGAGCTTGAGCTGGATATCACCAGTGAATTTTTAGTGATGGCTGCAACGCTGCTGTCGATCAAGAGCAAGCTGCTGCTGCCGAAGCCGCCGGTTATTGAAATCGAGGATTTCGAATATTACGAGGACGACGATTATGATCCGCGTGCAGAGCTGGTTCAGCGGCTGATCGAATACCGCAAGTTCAAGAGCATTGCCGTGCAGCTGCTGGATATGGAGAGTGAACGCAGCCTGATCTTCACCAAGGAGCCGGAGGACCTGGGTCCTTTTGTGCCGGCCCAAATCGATAATACGCTAAAGGGCTTGCACACTGCAGACCTGATCGCCGCATTCCGGAAGGCGCTGAGCAAAGCGGCCCGAAGATCCTCCTACCAGCGGATTACCCGGGATGAAATTTCCGTAAAAGACCGGATACGCGATGTCTCGGCAGCGCTCCAGCGCAAGGGCACAGGCGGCAGGATGCGCTTCTCCGCACTGCTGGATGATGAAATGGCCCGGCATGAGATTGTGGTTACCTTTCTTGCTATTTTAGAGCTGATGAAAATGAAGGCCATATTCTGTTACCAGGAGAAATTATTTGATGACATTGTAATGGAGTGGAGAGGAGGAGAAGATCTCAGTGGAATTCAAAACGCTGAAATCAATTATTGA
- a CDS encoding bifunctional 3,4-dihydroxy-2-butanone-4-phosphate synthase/GTP cyclohydrolase II — translation MSQPIKNDSVLDPIEDAIYDLMRGKVIIVVDDEDRENEGDFIALAERSTPEVINFMITEGRGLVCVPITAERAAELDLQPMVAHNTDNHGTAFTVSVDHKDTTTGISAAERSKTIQALMDPDAKPSDFRRPGHMFPLIAKKGGVLRRSGHTEAAVDLARMCGAYPASVICEVVKEDGTMARLPDLVEIALKHELKLISIKDLIHYRNEKEQLVTREVSVKLPTDFGDFQTIAYTNEVDDKEHVALVKGDISGEEPVLVRVHSECLTGDVFHSHRCDCGPQFEAALRQIEAAGRGVLLYMRQEGRGIGLINKLRAYKLQEEGLDTVDANLKLGFPADLRDYGIGAQILKDLGIRQIKLMTNNPRKIKGLEGYGLEVVERVPIQMPENKDNTNYLHTKQAKLGHLLTFDNIEQNEDSKL, via the coding sequence ATGAGCCAGCCAATCAAGAACGACAGCGTCCTGGACCCGATTGAGGACGCAATTTATGATCTGATGCGCGGCAAGGTCATTATCGTTGTGGATGACGAAGACCGCGAAAATGAAGGGGACTTCATTGCACTGGCCGAACGCTCCACACCGGAAGTGATCAACTTCATGATTACAGAGGGACGCGGGCTGGTCTGTGTGCCGATTACGGCAGAGCGGGCGGCAGAACTGGATCTGCAGCCTATGGTTGCACATAATACCGACAATCATGGCACTGCTTTTACCGTATCCGTCGATCACAAGGATACCACCACAGGTATTTCAGCCGCAGAAAGATCCAAAACCATTCAGGCGCTGATGGACCCGGACGCCAAACCTTCCGACTTCCGCAGACCGGGGCATATGTTCCCGCTGATTGCCAAAAAAGGCGGTGTGCTGCGCCGCTCCGGACATACGGAAGCTGCTGTGGACCTGGCCCGCATGTGCGGCGCTTATCCGGCCAGCGTAATCTGTGAAGTGGTTAAGGAAGACGGGACCATGGCCCGTCTGCCGGATCTGGTGGAGATTGCACTCAAGCATGAGCTCAAGCTGATCAGCATTAAGGATCTCATTCATTACCGCAATGAGAAGGAGCAGCTGGTCACCCGTGAGGTTTCGGTCAAGCTGCCGACGGATTTCGGCGACTTTCAGACGATTGCCTATACGAATGAAGTTGATGACAAAGAACATGTCGCATTGGTCAAAGGCGATATTTCCGGTGAAGAGCCGGTGCTGGTCCGTGTACATTCCGAATGCCTGACCGGCGATGTGTTCCACTCCCACCGCTGCGACTGCGGCCCGCAGTTTGAAGCGGCGCTGCGCCAGATCGAAGCGGCAGGCCGGGGGGTTCTGCTCTATATGCGCCAGGAGGGCAGAGGCATCGGCCTGATCAACAAGCTCCGCGCCTACAAGCTTCAAGAGGAAGGTCTGGATACGGTGGATGCCAACCTGAAGCTGGGCTTCCCGGCAGACCTGCGCGACTATGGCATCGGCGCCCAGATTCTTAAGGATCTGGGGATTCGCCAGATCAAGCTGATGACCAACAATCCGCGCAAGATCAAAGGACTGGAAGGCTACGGTCTTGAGGTTGTGGAACGTGTGCCGATCCAAATGCCGGAGAACAAGGACAATACCAATTATCTCCATACCAAGCAGGCCAAGCTGGGCCATCTGCTGACTTTTGACAACATTGAGCAAAATGAGGATTCCAAGCTGTAA
- the ribE gene encoding 6,7-dimethyl-8-ribityllumazine synthase has protein sequence MPNYLEGHLVSEGLRYGVVVGRFNEFITSKLLSGALDAFKRHGVADDEVDVAWVPGVFEIPLIAQKMAESGRYDAVIALGTVIRGSTTHYDYVCNEVAKGVAAINLKTGIPTIFGVVTTENIEQAIERSGTKAGNKGWDAAASAIEMANLNKLFKK, from the coding sequence ATGCCGAATTATTTAGAAGGACATTTAGTATCCGAGGGACTGAGATACGGGGTAGTAGTAGGGCGTTTTAATGAGTTTATTACCAGCAAGCTGCTGTCCGGTGCGCTGGATGCGTTCAAGCGTCATGGTGTAGCTGATGATGAAGTGGATGTGGCCTGGGTTCCGGGCGTGTTCGAAATTCCGCTGATTGCCCAGAAAATGGCGGAAAGCGGCAGATACGATGCGGTAATCGCACTGGGAACCGTCATTCGCGGATCAACAACCCATTATGATTATGTGTGCAACGAGGTGGCCAAAGGGGTGGCGGCCATCAATCTGAAGACCGGTATTCCAACCATTTTTGGCGTAGTGACTACCGAAAATATCGAGCAGGCGATTGAGCGCTCCGGAACCAAGGCCGGCAATAAAGGCTGGGATGCTGCGGCCTCTGCCATTGAAATGGCGAACCTGAACAAGCTGTTTAAAAAATAA
- the scpB gene encoding SMC-Scp complex subunit ScpB, with translation MEFKTLKSIIEGLLFLSGDEGLSVRQIAEITEQRPDIAGKALQELKEDYVSQERGLQVVQIAGNYRLATLPDHAPYFERLAYSPSRASLSQAALETLAIVAYRQPITRVEIEEIRGVKSERAIHTLNNKDLIQEVGRAEAVGRPILYGTTKSFLESFGLADLKELPEPSNFDASTDDLEEETQLLFSKLDSQMTFEDTEQT, from the coding sequence GTGGAATTCAAAACGCTGAAATCAATTATTGAAGGCCTGCTGTTCCTGTCCGGCGATGAAGGCCTGTCTGTCCGCCAGATCGCCGAGATTACGGAGCAGCGGCCGGATATTGCCGGCAAAGCGCTGCAGGAACTGAAAGAGGATTATGTGTCCCAGGAACGCGGCCTGCAGGTCGTGCAGATTGCCGGAAACTACCGTCTGGCTACGCTGCCAGACCATGCGCCTTATTTCGAGAGGCTCGCTTATTCACCTTCACGTGCATCCCTGTCACAGGCAGCGCTGGAGACACTGGCCATCGTCGCTTACCGTCAGCCGATTACCCGTGTAGAGATTGAGGAAATCCGCGGAGTGAAGTCTGAGCGGGCCATTCATACACTGAACAACAAGGATTTAATCCAGGAGGTCGGGCGTGCGGAAGCAGTGGGCCGCCCTATTCTGTATGGAACCACCAAATCGTTCCTTGAGAGTTTCGGGCTGGCCGATCTGAAGGAGCTGCCGGAGCCTTCAAACTTCGACGCCTCCACCGACGACCTGGAAGAGGAGACACAGCTCCTGTTCAGCAAGCTGGACAGCCAGATGACCTTTGAGGATACGGAGCAGACGTGA
- the mscL gene encoding large conductance mechanosensitive channel protein MscL, translating to MWEEFKKFALKGNVLDLAVAVVIGAAFGKIVSSLVTDIIMPLVGILTGGIDLKGLSFAYGDAVVKYGVFLQSVVDFFIIAFSIFMVVKLVNRFKRKEPVKVEVVETPAPAPEVALLTEIRDLLRRDKQAQKDN from the coding sequence ATGTGGGAAGAATTTAAAAAATTTGCGCTGAAGGGAAATGTGCTGGATCTGGCGGTTGCGGTTGTCATTGGTGCAGCGTTCGGGAAGATTGTCTCCTCGCTGGTCACGGACATTATCATGCCGCTGGTCGGGATACTTACCGGGGGTATCGATTTGAAGGGACTTTCTTTTGCCTATGGGGATGCTGTCGTGAAATACGGGGTGTTTCTGCAGTCCGTTGTCGATTTCTTTATCATTGCCTTCTCGATCTTCATGGTGGTCAAGCTGGTTAACCGTTTCAAGCGCAAGGAGCCCGTGAAAGTAGAGGTAGTGGAGACTCCCGCACCGGCACCTGAAGTAGCATTGTTGACAGAGATCCGTGATTTATTGCGTAGGGACAAGCAGGCTCAAAAGGATAATTAA